A single genomic interval of Camelina sativa cultivar DH55 chromosome 11, Cs, whole genome shotgun sequence harbors:
- the LOC104721856 gene encoding uncharacterized protein LOC104721856, with protein MKAVKRWSVGNLTDMASLPGARYRAPPGRRRVWIIMVLSLISMFFIVAYMYPHHSKRACNYMISSRGCKALADWLPPSLREYSDDEIAARVVITEILSSPPVIRKNSKIAFMFLTPGTLPFERLWDRFFQGHEGKFSVYIHASKERPVHYSSYFVNREIRSDEVVWGRISMVDAERRLLANALRDPSNQQFVLLSDSCIPLRSFEYMYNYLMYSNVSYVDCFDDPGQHGSGRHMNHMLPEIPKKYFRKGAQILTPKLLHAVVHHEATMADSLYYSKFRDYCGPGIENNKNCIADEHYLPTFFHMLDPTGISNWTVTQVDWSERKWHPKTYMPEDITHELLTNLTSADTVVHVTSVGMGEEIWMPCIWNGIKRPCYLFGRKFHPDTLDKLLDLFSNYTRSVTWNL; from the exons ATGAAGGCAGTTAAAAGGTGGAGTGTAGGGAACTTAACTGATATGGCGTCATTGCCTGGAGCTAGATACCGTGCTCCTCCTGGGAGAAGACGAGTATGGATCATTATGGTGTTATCGCTGATCAGCATGTTCTTTATCGTCGCTTACATGTATCCTCATCACAGTAAACGTGCTTGTAATTATATGATTTCGTCAAGAGGATGTAAAGCTTTAGCTGATTGGCTTCCACCTTCTCTGAGGGAGTATTCGGATGATGAGATTGCAGCTCGTGTTGTCATTACAGAGATTTTGAGCTCACCTCCTGTTATTAGAAAGAATTCTAAAATTGCCTTCATGTTCTTAACTCCTGGTACATTGCCTTTTGAGAGGTTATGGGACAGATTTTTCCAG GGACATGAAGGGAAGTTCTCTGTTTATATCCATGCATCAAAAGAAAGGCCAGTTCACTACAGTAGTTACTTTGTCAACCGCGAAATTCGTAGTGATGAG GTGGTGTGGGGGAGAATATCCATGGTTGATGCAGAGAGACGGTTGTTAGCTAATGCTCTTAGAGACCCTTCAAACCAGCAATTTGTTTTGCTCTCTGATAG tTGTATACCACTTCGAAGTTTTGAATACATGTACAATTACCTCATGTACAGCAATGTCAGCTATGTTGACTG CTTTGACGATCCAGGTCAACATGGATCAGGCAGGCATATGAATCACATGTTGCCTGAAATTCCAAAGAAGTATTTTCGAAAGGGTGCACAG ATTTTGACCCCCAAATTACTTCATGCAGTGGTTCACCATGAAGCGACTATGGCAGACAGTCTTTACTACTCTAAATTCCGAGATTACTGCGGG ccAGGTATAGAGAACAACAAGAACTGCATAGCTGATGAACACTATCTGCCAACATTCTTTCAT ATGCTCGATCCCACTGGCATTTCTAACTGGACTGTAACACAAGTTGATTGGTCTGAAAGAAAGTGGCATCCCAAAACATATATGCCTGAGGATATCACACACGAGTTACTAACCAACCTCACG TCTGCTGACACAGTTGTACATGTCACAAGTGTTGGGATG GGTGAAGAAATATGGATGCCTTGTATATGGAACGGAATCAAAAGACCCTGCTACTTGTTTGGAAGAAAATTTCACCCGGATACACTCGATAAGCTCTTGGATCTCTTCTCAAATTACACAAGATCGGTCACTTGGAATTTGTGA
- the LOC104727671 gene encoding uncharacterized protein LOC104727671, whose amino-acid sequence MSTRLGKTSLFFFIIIVFLVLLFVGASEARNLQPRIIIPEQIQINHNQIEEYDPLKEDDKLAYFGDLVKDNAKSAYYAYLHTKRLNTFGTNWQWRIDVLLFLAIFSLFFTDLCFRVFFCIASKCSSRFSKYV is encoded by the coding sequence ATGTCCACTCGATTGGGAAAAACCAGcttattcttcttcatcatcatcgtcttcctGGTCTTGCTTTTTGTGGGAGCTTCAGAGGCTCGCAATCTTCAGCCACGCATCATTATTCCTGAACAAATCCAAATAAATCATAACCAAATTGAGGAATATGACCCACTCAAAGAGGATGACAAGTTAGCATATTTTGGTGACCTAGTTAAAGATAATGCCAAATCGGCATACTATGCTTACTTGCATACCAAGCGTCTAAACACATTTGGCACCAATTGGCAATGGAGGATTGATGTCCTTTTGTTTCTAGctattttctctttattctttaccgatttatgttttagggttttcttttgcATCGCAAGCAAATGTTCTTCTAGGTTTTCTAAATATGTCTGA
- the LOC104727672 gene encoding aspartyl protease UND: MAIFLTSPLVYDLIILCFSTSVVLLSASPTLVLNLVHSNQIHSSQEPPYVSRIEEASVARLEYSKAKATGDIIAHLSPNVPIIPQAFLVNISIGSPPVTQLLHMDTGSDLLWLQCQPCINCYDQSLPIFDPSRSYTHRNQSCKTSEYSMPSLRFNSKTRSCEYSMRYMDDTGSKGILAKDTLVFNTIYDESSSASLPNVVFGCGHNNYGDPLVGTGILGLGYGEFSLVHRFGTKFSYCFGSLDDPSYPHNVLVLGDDGANILGDTTPLEIENGFYYVTIEAISMDGTMLPTDPGVFQRNYQTGLGGTIIDTGNSLTSLVKEAYEPLKNKIEEVFDGRFTTADVNQEGMFKVECYNGDYERDLVESGFPIVTFHLSDGAELSLDVKSVFMKVAPNLFCLAVTPSTGNMNSIGATAQQNYNIGYDLEAKKISFERIDCGVLFDY, encoded by the coding sequence atggcgaTTTTCCTTACATCTCCTCTCGTCTATGATCTCatcatcctctgtttctctACCTCTGTAGTTCTCTTGTCAGCATCACCAACCCTTGTTCTCAATCTCGTTCACTCCAACCAAATACATTCTTCCCAAGAACCACCATATGTCTCCCGTATCGAGGAAGCCTCCGTTGCACGTCTAGAGTACTCGAAAGCCAAAGCAACTGGAGATATCATCGCACACCTTTCCCCTAACGTCCCTATCATCCCACAAGCTTTCTTGGTCAACATATCAATAGGTAGCCCACCAGTCACGCAACTTCTCCACATGGACACCGGCAGTGATCTTTTATGGCTACAGTGTCAACCTTGCATCAATTGTTATGACCAGAGTCTTCCTATTTTTGATCCTTCAAGATCTTACACTCACCGTAACCAATCTTGCAAAACATCTGAATACTCCATGCCTAGCTTAAGATTCAATTCAAAGACCAGATCATGCGAGTACTCCATGAGATACATGGATGATACAGGGAGCAAAGGCATACTAGCTAAAGATACGCTGGTATTTAATACAATCTACGATGAGTCTTCATCAGCTTCTTTACCTAACGTAGTTTTTGGTTGTGGCCATAACAATTACGGTGATCCACTAGTAGGAACCGGCATTCTCGGTTTAGGATATGGTGAATTCTCGTTGGTTCATAGATTCGGTACAAAGTTCTCATACTGCTTTGGAAGCTTAGACGATCCTTCTTACCCTCATAATGTCTTAGTCCTAGGAGATGACGGTGCCAATATCTTGGGAGACACAACACCCTTAGAGATCGAAAATGGTTTCTATTACGTTACAATAGAAGCGATCAGCATGGATGGAACGATGCTCCCGACCGACCCGGGGGTATTCCAACGTAACTACCAGACCGGTTTAGGCGGTACAATAATTGACACGGGAAATTCATTAACAAGCTTAGTTAAAGAAGCGTATGAGCCATTAAAGAACAAAATTGAAGAAGTATTTGATGGAAGGTTTACGACAGCAGATGTGAATCAAGAAGGCATGTTTAAAGTGGAGTGCTACAATGGAGACTATGAGCGAGATTTGGTCGAGTCTGGATTCCCGATTGTAACGTTTCATTTATCAGATGGAGCAGAGTTGTCTTTAGATGTGAAGAGTGTATTCATGAAGGTTGCACCAAATCTTTTTTGCTTAGCCGTGACCCCGAGCACGGGTAATATGAACAGCATTGGTGCGACGGCtcaacaaaattataacatcGGGTATGATCTCGAAGCAAAGAAGATTTCTTTTGAAAGAATTGACTGTGGAGTCCTCTTTGATTACTGA
- the LOC104721857 gene encoding aspartyl protease UND — protein sequence MTISLTLRIRAALLTTLFALMYPKQCTSHPGLTLRLLHTKSIKTQEPPKTKASYLHPKSIPVSRLDNLRTTETVDVVSHVTPISNPAAFLANISIGNPPVPQLLLIDTGSDLTWVQCLPCKCYPQTIPFFHPSRSSTYRNASCESAPHAMPQIFRDEKTGNCQYHLRYRDYSNTRGVLAEEKLTFQTSDDGLISKPNIVFGCGQENSGFTQYSGVLGLGPGTFSIVTRNFGSKFSYCFGNVGDPTYPHNILILGDGANIEGDPTPLQIFQDRYYLDLQAISLGDKLLDIEPGVFKRYGSQGGTVIDTGCSPTILAREAYETLSEEIDFFLGEVLRRVQGWEQYTNPCYEGNLKLDLYGFPVVTFHFAGGAELALDVQSLFVSSDSGDRFCLAMNMNAFDDMSVIGAMAQQSYNVGYDLRTMNVYFQRTDCELLDS from the coding sequence ATGACCATCTCTCTAACATTACGTATTCGTGCTGCTCTTCTGACCACTCTATTCGCTCTCATGTATCCAAAGCAATGCACCTCGCATCCCGGACTTACGCTAAGACTATTACacacaaaatcaatcaaaacccAAGAACCACCGAAAACAAAAGCTAGTTACCTGCATCCCAAGTCAATCCCCGTTTCTCGCCTAGATAACTTGAGGACCACGGAGACAGTTGATGTCGTCTCACATGTCACTCCTATTTCGAATCCAGCAGCATTCCTTGCAAACATCTCTATCGGCAATCCACCGGTGCCGCAACTCTTACTCATAGACACAGGTAGTGACCTAACTTGGGTCCAATGTCTTCCCTGCAAATGCTACCCTCAAACCATTCCCTTTTTCCACCCTTCAAGATCTTCAACTTACCGTAATGCTTCCTGTGAATCCGCACCACACGCCATGCCCCAAATCTTTCGTGACGAAAAGACTGGAAACTGCCAATATCACCTACGCTACCGCGACTATTCTAACACCAGAGGCGTTTTAGCTGAAGAAAAACTCACATTTCAAACATCTGACGACGGTTTAATCTCTAAACCAAACATTGTTTTCGGCTGCGGACAAGAGAACTCCGGTTTCACTCAATACAGCGGCGTGCTAGGTTTAGGTCCTGGTACATTCTCCATAGTAACCCGCAATTTCGGCTCCAAATTCTCATACTGCTTTGGCAACGTAGGCGATCCAACTTACCCTCACAACATCTTGATCCTCGGAGATGGCGCCAACATCGAAGGCGACCCAACGCCTTTACAGATATTCCAAGACCGTTACTACCTTGACCTCCAAGCAATCTCTTTGGGAGATAAACTTCTCGATATCGAACCCGGCGTTTTCAAGAGATACGGGTCCCAAGGAGGCACGGTCATCGACACAGGCTGCTCACCAACTATTTTAGCCAGGGAAGCTTACGAAACTCTCTCTGAAGAAATTGACTTTTTCCTAGGAGAAGTTCTCAGGCGAGTTCAAGGTTGGGAGCAGTACACAAATCCTTGCTACGAAGGGAATCTTAAACTTGATCTCTACGGCTTTCCCGTCGTCACGTTCCATTTCGCCGGCGGCGCTGAGCTGGCGTTAGACGTTCAGAGCTTGTTCGTTAGCAGTGACAGTGGAGACAGATTTTGCTTGGCTATGAATATGAACGCCTTTGATGATATGAGCGTTATTGGTGCCATGGCTCAACAGAGTTATAATGTTGGTTATGATCTTCGAACCATGAATGTTTATTTCCAGAGGACTGATTGTGAGCTTCTTGATTCTTAA
- the LOC104721858 gene encoding subtilisin-like protease SBT2.6 isoform X1: MDVWCKVLVFFTCFFSVTAEIYIVTMEGEPIISYKGGDNGFEATAVESDEKIDTTSELVTSYARHLERKHDMLLGMLFEEGSYKKLYSYKHLINGFAAHVSPDQAEMLRRAPGVKSVNRDWKVRKLTTHTPQFLGLPTDVWPTGGGYDRAGEDIVIGFIDSGIFPHHPSFASHHTSVPYGPHPSYKGKCEEDPHTRKSFCNGKIIGAQHFAEAAKAAGAFNPDIDYASPMDGDGHGSHTAAIAAGNNGIPVRMHGYEFGKASGMAPRARIAVYKALYRLFGGFVADVVAAIDQAVHDGVDILSLSVGPNSPPATTKTTFLNPFDATLLGAVKAGVFVAQAAGNGGPFPKTLVSYSPWITTVAAAIDDRRYKNHLTLGNGKMLAGMGLSPSTRPHRSYKMVSANDVLLGSSGMKYNPSDCQKPEVLNKKLVEGNILLCGYSFNFVAGSASIKKVAETAKHLGAAGFVLVVENVSPGTKFDPVPSCIPGILITDVSKSMDLIDYYNVSTSRDWMGRVKEFKAEGSIGDGLEPILHKSAPEVALFSARGPNTKDFSFQDADLLKPDILAPGSLIWSAWSENGTDEANYVGEGFALISGTSMAAPHIAGIAALVKQKHPLWSPAAIKSALMTTSTVIDRAGRPLQAQQYSERETITLVKATPFDYGSGHVNPSAALDPGLIFDAGYEDYIGFLCTTPGIDAHEITNFTNTPCNFKMVHPSNFNTPSIAISHLVRTQTVTRRVTNVADEETYTITSRMEPAIAIEVSPPAMTVRAGASRTFSVTLTVRSVTGAYSFGEVTLKGSRGHKVTLPVVAMGQKR; this comes from the exons ATGGATGTCTGGTGTAAAGTTCTCGTCTTTTTCACATGTTTCTTCTCTGTGACAGCAGAGATTTACATTGTGACTATGGAAGGAGAACCAATCATCAGTTACAAAGGTGGTGATAATGGTTTTGAAGCGACTGCTGTGGAATCTGATGAGAAAATTGATACGACAAG TGAATTGGTGACATCATACGCCCGTCACCTCGAGAGGAAACATGACATGCTTCTTGGAATGCTCTTTGAGGAAGGATCATACAAAAAGCTTTACAGCTATAAACATCTTATAAATGGATTTGCAGCTCACGTTTCTCCTGATCAG GCGGAAATGCTTCGTCGCGCGCCTGGTGTGAAGTCAGTGAACAGAGATTGGAAAGTGAGGAAACTCACCACACATACACCACAGTTTTTGGGATTACCAACTGATGTTTGGCCAACTGGTGGGGGTTATGATAGAGCAGGAGAAGATATTGTTATTGGCTTTATTGACTCAGGGATTTTTCCGCATCACCCAAGTTTTGCTTCTCACCACACATCAGTACCTTATGGCCCTCATCCTAGTTACAAAGGGAAATGCGAAGAAGATCCTCATACTAGGAAGAGTTTCTGCAACGGGAAGATCATAGGAGCGCAGCATTTTGCTGAAGCTGCTAAAGCAGCTGGTGCATTTAATCCGGATATTGACTATGCTTCGCCAATGGATGGCGATGGACATGgaag TCACACAGCAGCTATTGCAGCTGGGAATAATGGTATACCTGTGAGGATGCACGGCTATGAGTTTGGAAAAGCAAGTGGGATGGCTCCTCGTGCAAG GATTGCGGTTTACAAAGCTCTCTACCGGCTTTTTGGAGGCTTTGTGGCTGATGTGGTTGCTGCCATTGACCAG GCTGTTCATGATGGAGTAGATATTTTGAGTCTCTCGGTTGGTCCAAACAGTCCTCCAGCTACTACAAAGACAACATTCTTAAATCCGTTTGATGCTACACTTCTTGGGGCTGTAAAAGCTGGTGTTTTTGTTGCTCAAGCTGCTGGAAACGGAGGTCCCTTTCCGAAAACTCTGGTTTCATACAGCCCTTGGATAACTACTGTGGCTGCTGCAATTGATGATCGCAGATACAAAAATCATCTGACCCTTGGAAATGGAAAAATGCTGGCTGGGATGGGATTATCCC CTTCTACTCGACCTCATCGTTCGTACAAGATGGTCTCTGCAAATGATGTTCTGCTTGGTTCTTCCGGTATGAAATACAATCCGTCGGATTGCCAGAAGCCAGAagttttgaacaaaaaattGGTCGAAGGAAACATTCTGCTTTGTGGATATTCTTTCAACTTTGTTGCTGGTTCAGCTTCCATCAAGAAAGTTGCTGAAACTGCCAAGCATCTAGGCGCTGCTGGTTTCGTTCTTGTTGTCGAAAATGTTTCTCCAGGAACAAAATTCGATCCTGTTCCTTCTTGCATTCCTGGGATTCTGATTACAGATGTCTCTAAGTCAATG GATTTGATTGATTACTACAATGTCTCGACGTCAAGAGACTGGATGGGAAGGGTAAAGGAATTTAAAGCTGAAGGAAGCATCGGAGACGGTTTGGAACCCATTCTTCACAAATCTGCACCTGAAGTAGCTCTGTTCTCAGCTCGAGGACCCAACACTAAAGATTTCAGCTTTCAAGATGCTGATCTTCTGAAACCAGATATTCTTGCTCCAGGCTCTTTAATATGGTCTGCCTGGTCTGAAAATGGAACAGACGAGGCTAATTATGTTG GCGAAGGATTTGCACTAATATCTGGCACAAGCATGGCTGCACCACATATTGCGGGTATAGCTGCTCTGGTGAAACAGAAGCATCCTCTATGGAGTCCAGCTGCCATTAAATCAGCTTTGATGACGACTTCAACAGTCATAGATCGAGCAGGAAGGCCTCTCCAAGCACAGCAATATTCTGAAAGAGAGACAATAACGCTAGTTAAAGCAACTCCATTTGATTATGGAAGTGGTCATGTCAATCCAAGCGCTGCTCTAGACCCTGGTCTCATCTTTGATGCAG GTTATGAGGACTATATAGGGTTCTTGTGCACCACACCTGGTATCGATGCTCACGAGATAACAAACTTCACAAACACTCCCTGCAATTTCAAAATGGTTCATCCTTCAAACTTCAACACGCCATCCATAGCCATCTCTCATCTCGTGAGAACTCAAACCGTGACGAGAAGAGTAACAAATGTTGCAGATGAAGAAACATACACAATCACATCGAGGATGGAGCCAGCAATCGCCATAGAAGTGAGTCCTCCTGCAATGACAGTAAGAGCGGGCGCTTCTAGAACCTTCTCGGTGACTCTAACAGTGAGATCAGTGACCGGAGCTTACAGCTTCGGAGAGGTTACATTGAAAGGAAGCCGAGGGCATAAAGTGACTCTCCCAGTGGTTGCTATGGgacaaaagagatga
- the LOC104721858 gene encoding subtilisin-like protease SBT2.6 isoform X2, translating to MLRRAPGVKSVNRDWKVRKLTTHTPQFLGLPTDVWPTGGGYDRAGEDIVIGFIDSGIFPHHPSFASHHTSVPYGPHPSYKGKCEEDPHTRKSFCNGKIIGAQHFAEAAKAAGAFNPDIDYASPMDGDGHGSHTAAIAAGNNGIPVRMHGYEFGKASGMAPRARIAVYKALYRLFGGFVADVVAAIDQAVHDGVDILSLSVGPNSPPATTKTTFLNPFDATLLGAVKAGVFVAQAAGNGGPFPKTLVSYSPWITTVAAAIDDRRYKNHLTLGNGKMLAGMGLSPSTRPHRSYKMVSANDVLLGSSGMKYNPSDCQKPEVLNKKLVEGNILLCGYSFNFVAGSASIKKVAETAKHLGAAGFVLVVENVSPGTKFDPVPSCIPGILITDVSKSMDLIDYYNVSTSRDWMGRVKEFKAEGSIGDGLEPILHKSAPEVALFSARGPNTKDFSFQDADLLKPDILAPGSLIWSAWSENGTDEANYVGEGFALISGTSMAAPHIAGIAALVKQKHPLWSPAAIKSALMTTSTVIDRAGRPLQAQQYSERETITLVKATPFDYGSGHVNPSAALDPGLIFDAGYEDYIGFLCTTPGIDAHEITNFTNTPCNFKMVHPSNFNTPSIAISHLVRTQTVTRRVTNVADEETYTITSRMEPAIAIEVSPPAMTVRAGASRTFSVTLTVRSVTGAYSFGEVTLKGSRGHKVTLPVVAMGQKR from the exons ATGCTTCGTCGCGCGCCTGGTGTGAAGTCAGTGAACAGAGATTGGAAAGTGAGGAAACTCACCACACATACACCACAGTTTTTGGGATTACCAACTGATGTTTGGCCAACTGGTGGGGGTTATGATAGAGCAGGAGAAGATATTGTTATTGGCTTTATTGACTCAGGGATTTTTCCGCATCACCCAAGTTTTGCTTCTCACCACACATCAGTACCTTATGGCCCTCATCCTAGTTACAAAGGGAAATGCGAAGAAGATCCTCATACTAGGAAGAGTTTCTGCAACGGGAAGATCATAGGAGCGCAGCATTTTGCTGAAGCTGCTAAAGCAGCTGGTGCATTTAATCCGGATATTGACTATGCTTCGCCAATGGATGGCGATGGACATGgaag TCACACAGCAGCTATTGCAGCTGGGAATAATGGTATACCTGTGAGGATGCACGGCTATGAGTTTGGAAAAGCAAGTGGGATGGCTCCTCGTGCAAG GATTGCGGTTTACAAAGCTCTCTACCGGCTTTTTGGAGGCTTTGTGGCTGATGTGGTTGCTGCCATTGACCAG GCTGTTCATGATGGAGTAGATATTTTGAGTCTCTCGGTTGGTCCAAACAGTCCTCCAGCTACTACAAAGACAACATTCTTAAATCCGTTTGATGCTACACTTCTTGGGGCTGTAAAAGCTGGTGTTTTTGTTGCTCAAGCTGCTGGAAACGGAGGTCCCTTTCCGAAAACTCTGGTTTCATACAGCCCTTGGATAACTACTGTGGCTGCTGCAATTGATGATCGCAGATACAAAAATCATCTGACCCTTGGAAATGGAAAAATGCTGGCTGGGATGGGATTATCCC CTTCTACTCGACCTCATCGTTCGTACAAGATGGTCTCTGCAAATGATGTTCTGCTTGGTTCTTCCGGTATGAAATACAATCCGTCGGATTGCCAGAAGCCAGAagttttgaacaaaaaattGGTCGAAGGAAACATTCTGCTTTGTGGATATTCTTTCAACTTTGTTGCTGGTTCAGCTTCCATCAAGAAAGTTGCTGAAACTGCCAAGCATCTAGGCGCTGCTGGTTTCGTTCTTGTTGTCGAAAATGTTTCTCCAGGAACAAAATTCGATCCTGTTCCTTCTTGCATTCCTGGGATTCTGATTACAGATGTCTCTAAGTCAATG GATTTGATTGATTACTACAATGTCTCGACGTCAAGAGACTGGATGGGAAGGGTAAAGGAATTTAAAGCTGAAGGAAGCATCGGAGACGGTTTGGAACCCATTCTTCACAAATCTGCACCTGAAGTAGCTCTGTTCTCAGCTCGAGGACCCAACACTAAAGATTTCAGCTTTCAAGATGCTGATCTTCTGAAACCAGATATTCTTGCTCCAGGCTCTTTAATATGGTCTGCCTGGTCTGAAAATGGAACAGACGAGGCTAATTATGTTG GCGAAGGATTTGCACTAATATCTGGCACAAGCATGGCTGCACCACATATTGCGGGTATAGCTGCTCTGGTGAAACAGAAGCATCCTCTATGGAGTCCAGCTGCCATTAAATCAGCTTTGATGACGACTTCAACAGTCATAGATCGAGCAGGAAGGCCTCTCCAAGCACAGCAATATTCTGAAAGAGAGACAATAACGCTAGTTAAAGCAACTCCATTTGATTATGGAAGTGGTCATGTCAATCCAAGCGCTGCTCTAGACCCTGGTCTCATCTTTGATGCAG GTTATGAGGACTATATAGGGTTCTTGTGCACCACACCTGGTATCGATGCTCACGAGATAACAAACTTCACAAACACTCCCTGCAATTTCAAAATGGTTCATCCTTCAAACTTCAACACGCCATCCATAGCCATCTCTCATCTCGTGAGAACTCAAACCGTGACGAGAAGAGTAACAAATGTTGCAGATGAAGAAACATACACAATCACATCGAGGATGGAGCCAGCAATCGCCATAGAAGTGAGTCCTCCTGCAATGACAGTAAGAGCGGGCGCTTCTAGAACCTTCTCGGTGACTCTAACAGTGAGATCAGTGACCGGAGCTTACAGCTTCGGAGAGGTTACATTGAAAGGAAGCCGAGGGCATAAAGTGACTCTCCCAGTGGTTGCTATGGgacaaaagagatga
- the LOC104721859 gene encoding uncharacterized protein LOC104721859, whose translation MALRRVYSEIKGKKVTELPGYFKSTFSMETVKTSVRRGLDNYNDKYIQTSSVEPLLHVCFGGMAFSYLVALPNERRHLEHQQHAKEHGGH comes from the coding sequence ATGGCGTTGAGAAGGGTTTACAGTGAAATCAAAGGGAAGAAGGTGACAGAGCTACCAGGCTATTTCAAATCGACGTTTTCGATGGAGACCGTGAAGACCTCTGTGAGGAGAGGACTCGATAACTACAACGACAAATACATTCAGACCAGCTCCGTCGAGCCTCTCCTTCACGTCTGCTTCGGAGGTATGGCTTTCTCTTACCTCGTCGCTCTCCCTAATGAGCGTCGCCATCTTGAGCACCAGCAGCATGCTAAGGAGCACGGTGGTCATTGA
- the LOC104721861 gene encoding folate synthesis bifunctional protein, mitochondrial, protein MARLLSQTGRFLLRRFSEPHPAVIVAVAPSRVCFHRYYSSKSLSLVSPLRSAVLPPPALCNSAFSTSATTVEVQSTEHEVVIALGSNIGNRMSNFREALRLMKRGGICVTRHSCLYETAPVHVTDQPRFLNAAVRGVTKLGPHELLSVLKTIERDMGRVDGIRYGPRPLDLDILFYGKMRICSDKLIIPHERLWERSFVLAPLVDLLGSAVDNDTVAHWHSLTSHPGGIFRAWERLGGESQIGKDGIQRVLPIGDKLWDFSNKTHVMGILNITPDSFSDGGHFQSIDSAVSRVRSMISEGADIIDIGAQSTRPNASRISSQEELDRLLPVLEAVRGMPEMEEKLISVDTFNSEVASEAINNGADILNDVSAGSLDPNMHKVVAESGVPYMAMHMRGDPCTMQNKENLQYNDVCKDVASELYLRVRDAELSGIPAWRVMIDPGIGFSKSVDHNLDIIMDLQKIREEMAKRSIAVSHAPILIGPSRKRFLGDICGRPEAADRDAATVATVTTGILGGANIIRVHNVRHNADAAKVCDAMLRRRRSKG, encoded by the exons ATGGCTCGTTTGCTGTCACAAACCGGACGATTCCTTCTCCGTCGCTTCTCAGAACCGCATCCGGCGGTGATCGTGGCTGTGGCTCCGAGTCGCGTCTGCTTCCACCGATACTATTCGTCGAAGTCTCTCTCCCTCGTGTCCCCACTTCGCTCGGCTGTACTTCCTCCTCCAG CGTTATGTAACTCAGCTTTCTCAACTTCGGCAACAACTGTGGAAGTTCAATCTACTGAGCATGAAGTTGTGATTGCTTTGGGAAGTAACATTGGAAACCGGATGAGTAACTTCAGAGAGGCTTTGAGATTGATGAAGCGTGGTGGCATTTGTGTAACGAGGCACAGTTGTTTGTACGAGACGGCTCCCGTTCATGTGACTGACCAACCCAGGTTTCTCAATGCTGCAGTGAGAGGTGTCACCAAGCTTGGACCTCATGAGCTGTTGAGTGTTCTCAAGACAATTGAGAGAGACATGGGACGTGTGGATGGTATACGGTATGGACCAAGACCACTTGATTTGGACATATTGTTCTACGGGAAGATGAGAATATGTTCTGATAAACTGATCATACCCCATGAGAGACTCTGGGAAAGGTCATTTGTGTTGGCACCTTTGGTTGATTTGCTTGGATCAGCTGTTGATAATGATACTGTTGCGCATTGGCATTCACTCACTTCACATCCCGGTGGAATTTTTCGAGCGTGGGAGAGACTAGGTGGCGAGTCACAGATTGGAAAAGATGGTATACAAAGGGTTTTACCAATTGGAGATAAACTTTGGGATTTTTCTAACAAGACTCATGTGATGGGTATACTTAATATTACCCCTGACAGCTTTAGTGATGGAGGCCACTTTCAATCCATAGATTCTGCAGTTTCTCGGGTTCGCTCTATGATCTCCGAGGGTGCAGATATAATTGATATTGGAGCACAGTCTACAAGACCAAACGCCTCGAGAATATCTAGTCAAGAAGAGTTAGATAGACTACTACCAGTTTTAGAGGCTGTCCGTGGTATGCCAGAGATGGAGGAAAAGCTCATATCGGTGGATACTTTCAACTCCGAGGTTGCTTCAGAAGCAATAAACAATGGAGCTGACATTCTAAATGATGTATCTGCCGGAAGCTTAGACCCGAATATGCATAAGGTTGTTGCAGAATCTGGAGTTCCTTATATGGCCATGCACATGAGAGGAGATCCATGTACTATGCAGAACAAAGAGAATTTGCAGTACAATGATGTCTGCAAGGATGTTGCTTCTGAACTCTACTTGAGAGTAAGAGATGCAGAACTCTCTGGGATTCCTGCTTGGAGGGTTATGATTGATCCAGGGATTGGCTTCTCCAAGAGTGTAGATCATAATCTAGATATTATTATGGATCTGCAAAAAATCCGAGAAGAGATGGCTAAGAGAAGTATAGCAGTGTCTCATGCGCCTATACTCATAGGACCTTCAAGGAAGAGATTTTTAGGAGATATTTGTGGGCGTCCTGAGGCCGCTGACAGAGATGCTGCTACTGTTGCAACTGTTACTACAGGAATTTTAGGAGGTGCCAATATCATTAGAGTTCATAATGTTAGACATAACGCAGACGCAGCAAAAGTATGCGACGCAatgttgagaagaagaaggtcaaaAGGATGA